A window of the Loxodonta africana isolate mLoxAfr1 chromosome 3, mLoxAfr1.hap2, whole genome shotgun sequence genome harbors these coding sequences:
- the FAM131C gene encoding protein FAM131C encodes MGDKETDVLRNSFRKSGRKGGQSRGLSFCKFLLSFLFSDLFTSAHKDCPMPQGTDPLNPDLPSSHPPTVAPDHVTGKDKQMDFCWDPWQRCFQTTNGYLSDSRSCSSNYNVAALATSSLVGVVQSIKDHITKPTAMARGRVAHLIEWKGWSAQWSGWELSSAEDEHYCCLPDELREARFAAGVAEQFAITEATMSAWSSLDNEELHAENSTQDIVHLQDLESIYLQDSFLSPSQDDSLLAFSSPGLSPNGWPSPEEPSITVACPQPPSPELQHWQWLPGDPAQGSLSFVNSSSLSEEEDEVFYN; translated from the exons atgggagacaaggAGACAGACGTGCTACGCAACTCTTTCCGCAAGTCTGGCCGCAAAGGAGGGCAGAG TAGGGGACTGAGCTTTTGTAAATTCCTcctgtcatttttattttcagatcTGTTCACAAGTGCCCACAAGGACTGCCCCATGCCCCAGGGCACAGACCCCTTGAACCCAGACCTGCCCTCCAGCCACCCACCCACCGTTGCTCCAGACCATGTCACTGGCAAG GACAAACAGATGGATTTCTGTTGGGATCCTTGGCAG AGGTGCTTCCAGACCACCAACGGCTACCTGTCTGACTCCAGATCCTGCTCCAGCAACTATAACGTGGCAGCCCTGGCTACCTCGTCCCTTGTGG GGGTGGTGCAGAGCATCAAGGACCACATCACCAAGCCCACAGCCATGGCACGTGGCCGCGTGGCCCACCTCATCGAGTGGAAGGGCTGGAGTGCCCAGTGGTCAGGCTGGGAGCTCTCGTCAGCCGAGGATGAGCATTACTGCTGCCTGCCAGATGAGCTGCGTGAGGCCCGCTTTGCCGCAG GGGTTGCCGAGCAGTTCGCCATCACAGAGGCCACAATGAGTGCCTGGTCCTCACTGGACAACGAGGAGCTGCACGCTGAGAACAGCACCCAGGACATTGTCCACCTACAGG ACCTGGAGAGCATCTACCTGCAGGACAGCTTCCTGAGCCCCTCGCAGGATGACAGTCTTCTGGCCTTCTCCTCCCCTGGCCTCTCCCCCAATGGCTGGCCCTCACCCGAGGAGCCCTCCATCACAGTGGCCTGCCCGCAGCCCCCCAGCCCTGAACTACAGCATTGGCAGTGGCTGCCAGGGGACCCAGCTCAAGGCTCCCTGTCCTTCGTGAACAGCAGTTCCCTCTCCGAGGAGGAGGATGAGGTGTTCTATAACTGA